The following proteins come from a genomic window of Nostoc sp. TCL26-01:
- a CDS encoding DUF2839 domain-containing protein codes for MGEAKRRKTTDGEKYGQDPRILPWIPITKSQSELFVTWTTRGAWVGIGLMVTVWVTIRFIGPAFGWWEIVG; via the coding sequence ATGGGTGAAGCAAAACGTCGTAAAACAACAGATGGAGAAAAATATGGTCAAGATCCCCGGATATTACCTTGGATTCCCATTACTAAGTCTCAATCGGAACTATTCGTTACTTGGACTACTCGCGGTGCTTGGGTAGGTATTGGTTTGATGGTTACAGTGTGGGTAACAATCCGTTTTATCGGGCCTGCTTTTGGTTGGTGGGAAATAGTGGGGTGA
- a CDS encoding DUF1815 family protein: MFLRLAHQHRQFVQDLVMNLQALAIVLERRGYPASCYTCGDQMNSASFMVSLGNNHLIRFLVSDYGITWTEMRDDRELMKLEGAEAINQLQELANLVKQPTPVCSGNKALAKRS, encoded by the coding sequence GTGTTTCTAAGACTAGCGCATCAACATCGACAATTCGTTCAAGACTTGGTCATGAACCTACAAGCCTTGGCAATTGTACTAGAAAGGCGGGGCTACCCTGCATCTTGTTATACCTGCGGTGACCAAATGAACAGTGCTTCATTTATGGTTAGCCTGGGCAATAATCACCTAATTCGGTTTCTAGTATCCGACTATGGGATCACCTGGACAGAAATGCGAGATGATCGGGAATTAATGAAGTTAGAAGGCGCAGAGGCGATTAATCAACTGCAAGAGCTAGCAAATCTTGTCAAACAACCCACGCCAGTCTGTTCAGGAAACAAGGCATTGGCAAAACGGAGTTAA
- a CDS encoding CHASE2 domain-containing protein, translating to MSKLIVLNLGQGDLRQGFSAVMAQLWLTDAPTPMQFIGGLPPAPQLEHLYQRWQQMYTSLYASLGWRSSRMADFEIEEDDITHVSQGEFERLCQELQDNLNIWLNSAEFLNIDRKLRTHLLPTEEIRCIITAQSSQVLRLPWGLWHFLSDYPQAELALSPPEYACAMKINPRKAPGKVRILAILGDGQGIDVAKDQKLLQQLPNAEIKFLVEPNRSQLTQQLWESGWDILFFAGHSSSQGKGQMLLNAKETLTIDQLKYGLQKAIAQGLQLAIFNSCDGLGLAQDLADLHLPLVIVMREPVPDRVAQEFLQHFLALFSRGKTLYAAVREARQRLQSLEQDFPCATWLPVICQNPAEISPSWQDLVGQKLGLKLPRADVKRLPMVLLSSLFVTFIIVLIRSWGGLQSLELAAFDQLLRLRPQEQPDSRLLIVTITDQDIQAQGQEPRRGSLSDKHLNLLLTKLAPYQPAAIGLDIYRDFSVSASQPELAQQMQKSDRLIAICKRADPEYDPTGISPPPEISANRIGFSDFIEDDDSILRRHLLAMTPNPISSTCTTADAFSIKLAFLYLQNRGITAKFTPDWDLQLGNQIFPRLQNRTGGYQSIDAQGSQILLNYRFSPTVQAIAPQVTLSQILNGQINPNAIKDRIILIGVTSNSSSDYWSTPYGKSPMAIAPGIVIQAQMVSQLLGAALDNRPLLWVWDQWLEILWIGSWSLTGGLFAWYIRSIAYLGTINSVAVIMLSGMCLIVLTQGGWIPLVPSMLGFIVTTLLCQRVLDSYQK from the coding sequence ATGAGTAAATTGATAGTGCTGAATTTGGGTCAGGGAGATTTACGGCAAGGGTTTTCTGCGGTGATGGCCCAACTTTGGCTAACAGATGCGCCGACACCGATGCAATTTATCGGGGGATTACCACCTGCACCACAATTAGAGCATCTTTATCAACGTTGGCAACAAATGTATACAAGTTTGTATGCCAGTTTGGGTTGGCGTAGTTCACGTATGGCTGACTTTGAAATTGAGGAAGATGATATTACTCATGTTTCTCAAGGAGAATTTGAGCGTCTTTGCCAGGAATTACAAGATAATCTCAATATATGGCTCAATAGTGCGGAGTTTCTCAATATAGACCGCAAACTCCGGACTCACCTCTTACCTACAGAGGAAATTCGCTGCATCATTACTGCTCAATCATCGCAGGTTTTACGACTCCCTTGGGGTTTGTGGCATTTTTTGAGCGATTATCCGCAAGCAGAATTGGCTCTGAGTCCGCCAGAATATGCTTGTGCGATGAAAATTAATCCTAGAAAAGCTCCAGGCAAGGTGAGGATATTAGCTATTTTAGGTGATGGTCAAGGAATTGATGTGGCAAAAGACCAAAAGTTACTCCAGCAGTTACCCAATGCAGAAATTAAGTTTTTAGTGGAACCCAATCGTTCTCAACTGACACAACAATTGTGGGAGTCTGGTTGGGATATCTTATTTTTTGCGGGGCATAGTTCTAGTCAAGGTAAAGGGCAGATGTTGCTCAATGCTAAGGAAACTTTGACTATTGATCAATTAAAGTATGGCTTACAAAAGGCGATCGCTCAAGGTTTACAGTTAGCAATTTTTAACTCTTGTGATGGTTTGGGATTAGCACAAGATTTAGCTGACTTGCATTTACCTCTGGTAATTGTCATGCGTGAACCTGTACCAGATAGGGTAGCCCAGGAATTTTTGCAGCACTTTTTAGCACTTTTTTCGCGGGGGAAAACTCTCTATGCAGCCGTGAGGGAGGCAAGACAAAGATTACAGTCTCTAGAACAAGATTTTCCCTGCGCGACTTGGCTACCTGTAATTTGCCAAAATCCTGCCGAAATATCGCCAAGTTGGCAGGATTTAGTCGGTCAAAAGTTGGGTTTAAAGTTACCTCGTGCCGATGTAAAACGGTTGCCGATGGTGCTATTGAGTAGCTTGTTTGTCACATTCATTATAGTATTAATTCGGTCATGGGGAGGATTGCAATCATTAGAATTAGCAGCATTTGATCAGTTGCTGAGATTGCGACCTCAAGAACAACCAGACTCACGACTTTTGATTGTCACTATTACTGATCAAGACATCCAAGCCCAAGGACAAGAACCACGTCGGGGTTCCCTTTCAGACAAGCATCTCAACTTACTCCTGACAAAATTAGCGCCATATCAACCAGCCGCTATTGGTTTAGATATATACAGAGATTTTTCCGTAAGTGCTAGCCAACCAGAACTAGCCCAGCAGATGCAAAAAAGCGATCGCCTGATTGCTATCTGCAAACGTGCTGATCCAGAATATGATCCCACAGGTATTTCTCCACCGCCGGAAATATCCGCTAACAGGATTGGTTTTAGTGATTTTATCGAGGATGACGATAGTATCCTGCGTCGTCATCTGTTAGCGATGACTCCCAACCCCATTTCCTCAACTTGTACAACAGCTGATGCTTTTAGCATTAAGCTGGCATTTTTATATCTGCAAAACCGAGGAATTACAGCCAAATTTACCCCAGATTGGGATTTACAATTGGGTAATCAAATCTTTCCTCGATTGCAAAACCGGACTGGTGGTTATCAGTCCATAGATGCTCAAGGTAGTCAGATTTTACTAAATTATCGCTTTTCGCCAACCGTGCAAGCGATCGCTCCTCAAGTCACCCTCAGCCAAATTCTTAATGGACAAATCAACCCCAATGCCATCAAAGATAGAATTATTTTGATCGGTGTCACCAGTAACAGTAGTAGCGATTATTGGTCTACACCCTATGGTAAAAGTCCAATGGCGATCGCGCCAGGCATAGTTATTCAAGCACAAATGGTAAGTCAATTACTCGGTGCTGCTTTAGACAATCGCCCCCTTCTGTGGGTTTGGGATCAATGGCTGGAAATATTGTGGATTGGCAGTTGGTCTTTGACAGGTGGTCTATTTGCTTGGTATATTCGCAGTATAGCTTATCTCGGTACTATTAATAGTGTAGCAGTGATAATGTTATCTGGAATGTGCTTGATAGTGCTAACTCAGGGTGGCTGGATACCTCTAGTACCATCCATGTTGGGATTTATAGTCACGACCCTCCTCTGCCAGAGAGTCTTAGATAGCTACCAAAAGTAA
- a CDS encoding nucleoside triphosphate pyrophosphatase, producing the protein MKIPQFVLASASPARRRLLQTVGIESIVCPSDFDESQIQADEPAQLVQILAQSKAETVAPQFPSGLIMGCDSVLAIAGKIHGKPADAEEAIARWQIMRGTFGDLYTGHVLIDNSQKRTIVKCQVTRVYFAQISDRTIQAYVATGEPLKCAGAFALEGFGSLFVEKISGCHSNVIGLSLPLLRQMLEELSYEVTDFWG; encoded by the coding sequence ATGAAAATTCCGCAATTTGTCTTGGCTTCTGCTTCTCCAGCACGTCGTCGCTTGCTGCAAACTGTGGGAATTGAATCGATAGTTTGTCCTAGTGATTTTGATGAGTCGCAGATTCAAGCTGATGAACCTGCTCAGTTGGTGCAAATTTTAGCTCAATCTAAGGCGGAAACTGTCGCTCCTCAGTTTCCATCGGGGTTAATTATGGGTTGTGATTCGGTGTTGGCGATCGCTGGTAAAATTCATGGTAAACCAGCAGATGCCGAAGAGGCGATCGCTCGTTGGCAAATCATGCGTGGTACATTTGGCGATCTCTACACAGGTCATGTTTTAATTGACAATTCACAAAAACGCACTATAGTCAAGTGTCAAGTGACAAGAGTCTACTTTGCCCAAATTAGCGATCGCACTATTCAAGCCTATGTCGCTACAGGGGAACCACTTAAGTGTGCTGGGGCTTTTGCTTTGGAAGGTTTTGGTAGTTTGTTTGTTGAGAAAATTTCAGGTTGTCACAGTAATGTTATTGGTCTTAGTCTACCTTTGCTTAGGCAAATGTTAGAGGAATTGAGTTACGAGGTGACGGATTTCTGGGGATAA
- the psbP gene encoding photosystem II reaction center PsbP: MWKRIAIILLLVLSFSLSNPGVASAAGFKSFVDTTDGYEFLYPNGWLQVKVANGPDVVFHDLIEISENVSVVISPVPDDKTLQELGTPTEVGYKLGKAALAPPDSGRSAELVNALQKESQEGKTYYILEYLVKLPDQQQRHNIASVAVSRGKLFTFNASIPEKRWRRVKGTMEDVVNSFSVY; the protein is encoded by the coding sequence ATGTGGAAAAGAATTGCAATTATTTTGCTATTGGTATTGAGCTTCAGTCTGAGTAATCCGGGTGTAGCATCTGCTGCGGGATTCAAAAGCTTTGTGGACACTACTGATGGCTATGAGTTTTTATACCCTAATGGCTGGTTGCAAGTGAAAGTTGCCAATGGCCCTGATGTGGTATTTCACGATTTAATTGAGATATCGGAAAATGTCTCTGTAGTTATTAGTCCGGTTCCCGATGATAAAACTTTACAAGAACTGGGAACACCCACAGAAGTAGGATATAAATTAGGTAAAGCAGCTTTAGCACCGCCTGATTCTGGTCGTTCAGCTGAACTCGTCAATGCCTTACAGAAGGAATCCCAAGAAGGCAAGACATATTACATTCTGGAATATTTAGTAAAACTTCCCGATCAGCAACAACGGCATAATATCGCCAGTGTTGCTGTCAGTCGCGGTAAGTTGTTTACTTTTAACGCTTCTATTCCTGAGAAACGCTGGCGCAGAGTTAAGGGAACTATGGAAGATGTGGTCAATTCTTTTTCAGTGTATTAG
- a CDS encoding tetratricopeptide repeat protein, producing the protein MAEEPNSDQANKISIQATAHEQSKVTQIGEIRANTVVIGADQLELLAKLERSTKMTSPGVLKVGNPSKNLAYWQGREAEIAQLKQWLGDENITLIGIEGIGGTGKSMLAAKIYEEIDGFPKRFWADVGSGAIFSDFASQILREFAYPVPKQETQLVEALVKCLRAEQYLLVIDHLESLLQPDRRWGNPFYRDFFQAWVEYGSNSTVLVTTRERPELLGGFEWLSLKGLTVEAGAKLLAEFSIQGDLLGFAQLVNGHPLLLKLVADLLKEEYPQNPHLKQLTELGLSNLQQLLTDPKVVGQHRRRNMGMMLVLDASFERLSNWQRLLLLNISVYRTAFDSMAAMVMLPGYSEAEVEGELRNLVKRSLLQEKFAGKRYFEFHPVILEYVRNKAGEQPQAHEQAIAYYTSKAKQPPWRVMDDVKEYWEIFYHYCQLKNYDRAFDIIWQCHSFLLSQGSYTVQVEVYKQLLITWEKANQGKNWKYLSLLTALGTAYYWLGQYQRAIQFHQKSLEIARKIGDRHAEAVALGNLGITYNLLGQHQQVIEFNLQSLDIAREMSDRQREAISLGGLGTAYYWLGEYQKAIEFREQRLKIAREIGDRQEEAISLGGLGAAYNSLGEYQLAIEFHKQQLQIAQEIGDRQGEAISLNGLGVAYNSLGKYQIALELHGQQLNIAKKIGDRRGEAISLGGLGAAYHSLGQYQLAIEFHQQQLQIAQEIGDRHESAKAWFDWGLTLEKMNDQSAAMGAYGNARELYQAIPVIAKVADCNKALERLAQQTNPVGFVQRFSRWLRDWWQAIKTWLRR; encoded by the coding sequence ATGGCAGAAGAACCCAATTCTGATCAGGCGAACAAAATCAGCATACAAGCAACTGCTCACGAACAGAGTAAAGTAACTCAAATAGGTGAGATCAGAGCCAATACAGTTGTGATTGGTGCTGACCAGCTAGAACTGTTGGCAAAGCTAGAACGTAGTACCAAAATGACATCGCCTGGGGTTCTCAAAGTTGGCAACCCCAGCAAGAACCTAGCTTACTGGCAAGGACGAGAAGCAGAAATTGCTCAACTCAAACAATGGTTGGGTGATGAGAATATTACTCTCATTGGCATAGAAGGCATTGGTGGCACGGGCAAATCCATGCTAGCGGCTAAAATTTATGAAGAGATTGATGGTTTTCCTAAGCGATTTTGGGCTGATGTCGGATCTGGAGCAATTTTTAGCGATTTTGCTAGCCAAATCTTAAGAGAATTTGCATATCCAGTACCAAAACAGGAAACGCAATTGGTAGAGGCGCTGGTTAAGTGCTTACGAGCAGAACAATATTTATTAGTCATTGATCATCTAGAAAGTTTATTACAACCAGATAGACGCTGGGGAAATCCCTTCTATCGTGATTTTTTCCAGGCTTGGGTAGAATATGGTAGCAACAGCACAGTATTAGTCACGACTAGAGAAAGACCTGAGCTGCTGGGGGGATTTGAGTGGTTATCCCTGAAGGGTTTGACGGTGGAAGCAGGCGCAAAACTGTTAGCAGAATTTTCTATTCAGGGGGACTTGCTAGGGTTTGCTCAATTAGTCAATGGTCATCCCCTGCTGCTGAAACTGGTAGCTGATTTATTAAAAGAAGAATATCCGCAAAATCCTCACTTAAAGCAGTTGACAGAGTTGGGTTTGAGTAATTTGCAACAGTTACTCACAGATCCCAAAGTAGTTGGTCAACACCGCAGAAGAAATATGGGAATGATGTTAGTATTAGATGCTAGTTTTGAGCGTTTAAGTAACTGGCAAAGGCTTTTATTACTTAATATCAGTGTTTACCGTACTGCTTTTGATAGTATGGCAGCAATGGTGATGTTGCCTGGATATTCAGAGGCTGAGGTGGAGGGAGAACTGCGAAATCTGGTGAAGCGATCGCTTTTACAAGAAAAGTTCGCTGGTAAGCGATACTTTGAATTCCATCCAGTAATTTTAGAATATGTGCGGAACAAAGCAGGCGAACAACCACAGGCACATGAGCAAGCTATAGCTTACTATACCTCAAAAGCTAAACAGCCACCTTGGCGAGTGATGGATGATGTCAAGGAATACTGGGAAATTTTCTATCATTATTGTCAGTTAAAAAACTACGATCGCGCCTTTGATATTATTTGGCAATGCCACAGTTTTTTACTTTCCCAAGGTTCTTATACTGTGCAAGTTGAGGTATACAAGCAGTTGCTCATCACTTGGGAAAAAGCTAACCAAGGCAAGAACTGGAAATACCTATCTCTGCTCACAGCTTTAGGCACAGCTTATTACTGGCTGGGACAGTACCAACGAGCCATACAATTTCATCAAAAATCTTTGGAGATAGCCAGAAAAATTGGCGATCGCCACGCAGAAGCTGTTGCCCTGGGAAATTTAGGTATAACTTATAACTTATTGGGACAGCACCAACAAGTGATAGAGTTCAACCTCCAGTCTTTAGACATAGCTAGGGAAATGAGCGATCGCCAAAGAGAGGCGATTTCTTTAGGGGGTTTGGGTACGGCTTATTACTGGCTGGGAGAGTATCAAAAAGCTATAGAATTCCGAGAGCAGAGGTTAAAGATCGCTAGAGAAATTGGCGATCGCCAGGAAGAAGCGATTTCTTTAGGTGGGTTAGGTGCAGCTTATAACTCCTTGGGAGAGTATCAATTAGCAATTGAGTTTCATAAACAACAGTTGCAAATCGCCCAAGAGATTGGCGACAGGCAGGGCGAGGCCATTTCTTTGAATGGTTTAGGTGTAGCTTATAACTCCTTGGGAAAGTATCAAATAGCACTTGAGTTGCATGGACAACAATTAAACATAGCTAAGAAAATTGGCGATCGCCGGGGAGAAGCCATTTCCCTGGGGGGTTTAGGCGCAGCTTATCACTCCCTGGGGCAGTATCAATTAGCAATAGAGTTCCACCAGCAACAGTTGCAGATTGCTCAGGAGATTGGCGATCGTCATGAGTCAGCAAAAGCTTGGTTTGATTGGGGTTTAACCCTAGAAAAAATGAATGATCAATCGGCAGCAATGGGTGCTTATGGCAATGCCCGCGAATTGTATCAAGCAATCCCAGTCATAGCGAAAGTGGCAGACTGCAACAAGGCACTTGAGCGTCTGGCTCAACAGACAAATCCTGTAGGATTTGTGCAAAGATTTTCCCGATGGTTGAGAGATTGGTGGCAAGCGATCAAGACTTGGTTGAGGCGCTAA
- the def gene encoding peptide deformylase — MPSEIAVEKKKLKNPPLKLHYLGDRVLRQPAKRITKVDDEIRQLIRDMLQTMYSNDGIGLAAPQVGIHKQLIVIDCEPDNPSNPPLILINPTIKQVSREIGVAQEGCLSIPGVYMDVKRPDVVEVIYKDENGRPQTLKATDLLGRCIQHEMDHLNGVVFVDRVDNSLTLAQELSKNGFSYQAVKPVA, encoded by the coding sequence ATGCCTTCTGAAATTGCTGTTGAGAAAAAAAAGTTAAAAAATCCCCCTTTAAAACTCCACTATTTAGGCGATCGCGTCCTGCGTCAACCAGCTAAACGGATCACAAAAGTAGATGATGAAATCCGGCAGCTGATCCGCGATATGCTACAAACTATGTACAGCAATGATGGCATCGGTTTAGCAGCACCCCAGGTAGGAATTCATAAACAACTCATTGTCATCGATTGTGAACCAGATAACCCCAGCAATCCCCCACTAATATTAATTAACCCAACAATCAAACAAGTCAGTCGGGAAATTGGCGTGGCCCAAGAAGGGTGTTTAAGCATTCCAGGCGTGTATATGGATGTGAAGCGACCAGACGTAGTGGAAGTTATCTATAAAGATGAAAATGGCCGTCCTCAGACCTTAAAAGCTACAGACTTACTAGGACGCTGCATTCAGCACGAGATGGATCACCTGAATGGTGTAGTATTTGTAGACCGTGTGGATAACTCCTTGACTTTGGCACAGGAGTTATCTAAAAATGGCTTCTCGTATCAAGCTGTGAAACCAGTAGCATAG
- a CDS encoding PD-(D/E)XK nuclease family protein, whose amino-acid sequence MLTTHTQLLRLSQGHLNLLATCPRKFQHTYLEKLNSPADSEHEEKQILGSRFHLLMQQREMGLPINNFLEADSRLQTWMSAFASVAPEILTLKTDSQTFRESEHYRTLQVQDYLLIVIYDLLIADYQQAQILDWKTYPQPPDKRKLGLNWQTRLYMYVLAETSEYLPENISMTYWFVQSEGKPQNIQFNYNPAQHTKTAKKLDQLLNQLTIWLKNYQNGKLFPQVPENSQACKYCHFAQRCERIAVIETAMSNVTPDIDTIEEVSL is encoded by the coding sequence ATGCTGACAACTCACACTCAACTGTTACGCCTGTCTCAAGGGCATCTCAATTTACTCGCAACCTGTCCACGTAAATTTCAACACACTTACTTAGAAAAACTCAATTCTCCCGCAGATTCTGAACACGAGGAGAAACAAATCTTAGGTAGTCGTTTTCACTTACTCATGCAGCAACGGGAAATGGGCTTACCTATCAATAATTTCCTGGAAGCCGACTCTCGACTGCAAACTTGGATGTCGGCTTTTGCTAGTGTAGCCCCAGAAATCCTCACACTCAAAACTGATAGCCAAACTTTTCGGGAAAGTGAACACTACCGCACCTTACAAGTGCAAGATTATTTGCTGATAGTTATCTATGATTTATTAATTGCCGATTATCAGCAAGCCCAGATTCTTGACTGGAAAACATATCCTCAACCACCAGACAAACGCAAGTTAGGACTAAATTGGCAAACTCGTTTATATATGTACGTATTAGCTGAAACTAGCGAATACTTGCCAGAAAATATTTCTATGACTTACTGGTTTGTCCAGTCAGAAGGTAAACCACAAAATATTCAGTTTAATTATAATCCTGCTCAACATACAAAAACAGCAAAAAAACTAGATCAACTATTAAATCAACTAACTATCTGGCTGAAAAACTATCAAAATGGTAAGTTATTTCCGCAAGTACCGGAAAATAGTCAAGCCTGTAAGTATTGTCATTTTGCCCAACGGTGTGAGCGTATAGCAGTGATAGAAACAGCAATGAGTAACGTTACACCTGATATTGATACCATTGAAGAAGTATCGTTGTAA
- a CDS encoding GNAT family N-acetyltransferase — MTNFEEINEVYVRDLRIDDIAPVYHLGEELFTSDLYPYLYRTWDEWEVIGLYNTDPEYCLVAEIDGELAGFILGTIITKASWTYGYILWLGVNPQFQRQGVADKLVDKVVSRMIEDGARFMLVDTDPTNVPAVKFFNRKGFGNIRQHIFLSMNLSKHPYYGRLIDYEHQKAERAGYKRSRPAIRARKPDSFANEVVLNPLVNEFQTNEE; from the coding sequence ATGACAAATTTTGAGGAAATTAATGAAGTTTATGTCCGCGACTTAAGGATAGATGATATTGCACCTGTTTATCATTTGGGAGAAGAGTTATTTACCAGCGATTTATATCCTTATTTGTACCGTACTTGGGATGAATGGGAGGTAATTGGGCTTTACAACACAGATCCAGAATATTGTCTGGTGGCAGAAATAGATGGAGAATTGGCAGGATTTATTTTAGGAACCATCATTACTAAAGCCTCTTGGACTTACGGCTATATTTTATGGTTGGGGGTGAATCCTCAATTTCAACGTCAAGGAGTTGCTGATAAATTAGTTGATAAAGTCGTATCGCGGATGATTGAAGATGGAGCAAGGTTTATGTTAGTAGATACTGATCCTACCAATGTACCCGCAGTTAAATTCTTCAATCGCAAAGGTTTTGGCAATATTCGCCAACATATTTTCTTGTCGATGAATTTAAGTAAGCATCCTTATTATGGCAGATTAATTGATTACGAACATCAAAAAGCAGAGAGAGCAGGTTATAAGCGATCGCGTCCAGCTATTCGCGCTCGTAAGCCTGATTCTTTTGCTAATGAAGTAGTCCTCAACCCATTAGTAAATGAATTTCAAACTAATGAAGAATAA